From a single Leishmania infantum JPCM5 genome chromosome 36 genomic region:
- a CDS encoding putative tyrosine specific protein phosphatase, whose amino-acid sequence MHEKQLKEKQRFDVHLRRLGERVYPSMEDGFDRELAKLRRIDAYIRSNLDEYYSASLGSSMAKNRFPDVKPNEGTIVRLNETGSQGDGTYINANYIDAREKFKVPFVYIATQAPMKNTVLDFWRMVYENDSAFIVMLCAVKENGKIKSETYWPPRGAAYDMGVLSVTLVAENMRPDSVHRRLLLRSVRGDEKEVYHMQYVAWPDQGVPQSSVTLMEMINTIAKSPRSTQSPIVVHCSGGIGRTGVFIGLHIALAQFQLGQANISIPCIVRHLKACRTGMVQRKDQYIFLYYAVQREMERMILSQKAGVNLLDSRPRLAAAAATRAEPAPTQIASPLIMPMPVQARGRHMFSISTPLRSSTSAYPTELRSTPIHVPENRNAEDDAATMENYLQRVGSPPSLGRSPSLSYPVDCSFSVETSHHPFRQTSLSPPSLPNSIPREPDVHWRQVGTSRSSTSYMSESTTPLLRATSLLREELARQQQANRVKRFSPSFV is encoded by the coding sequence ATGCACGAAAAGCAACTCAAGGAGAAGCAACGCTTCGAtgtgcacctccgccgccttggcgAGCGTGTTTACCCCTCCATGGAAGATGGGTTTGATCGGGAGCTAgcgaagctgcgccgcatcgacgCATATATCCGGAGCAATTTGGATGAGTACTATAGCGCGTCACTCGGTTCGAGCATGGCGAAGAACCGCTTCCCCGATGTGAAGCCGAACGAGGGCACGATCGTGCGCCTGAACGAGACCGGTTCCCAAGGAGACGGCACGTACATCAATGCCAACTACATCGACGCGCGCGAAAAGTTCAAGGTGCCTTTTGTGTACATTGCGACGCAGGCACCAATGAAGAACACTGTGCTGGATTTTTGGCGCATGGTGTATGAGAATGACTCGGCCTTCATTGTGATGCTCTGCGCGGTGAAGGAGAACGGCAAGATAAAGAGTGAAACCTATTGGCCCCCACGAGGCGCCGCATACGACATGGGGGTGCTGTCCGTCACCCTCGTCGCGGAGAACATGCGGCCGGACTCGGTTCATCGGCGACTGCTGCTCCGCAGCGTTCGTGGTGACGAAAAGGAGGTGTATCACATGCAGTACGTGGCTTGGCCGGATCAAGGGGTGCCGCAAAGCAGCGTCACACTAATGGAAATGATCAATACCATCGCCAAGTCGCCGCGTAGCACACAGTCGCCGATCGTGGTGCACTGCTCCGGTGGCATTGGGCGGACGGGTGTCTTTATTGGTCTGCACATCGCCCTCGCGCAGTTTCAACTTGGTCAAGCAAACATCAGCATTCCTTGCATCGTACGCCACTTAAAGGCGTGCCGCACCGGGATGGTGCAGCGCAAGGATCAGTACATCTTTCTCTACtacgcggtgcagcgcgagATGGAGCGCATGATCCTATCCCAGAAAGCCGGCGTCAATCTGCTCGACAGCCGACCACGCttggcagccgccgcggcgacccGCGCTGAGCCAGCCCCGACGCAGATAGCCTCCCCGCTGATCATGCCCATGCCCGTCCAGGCCCGCGGGCGGCACATGTTTTCCATCTCCACGCCGCTCCGCTCGTCGACGTCAGCCTATCCCACCGAGCTTCGCTCCACGCCGATCCATGTCCCAGAAAACCGGAacgccgaggacgacgcggccACCATGGAGAACTACCTGCAACGTGTAGGGTCGCCGCCCAGTTTGGGGCGTAGCCCAAGCCTGAGCTATCCGGTCGATTGCTCGTTTTCCGTGGAGACCTCACACCACCCATTTCGCCAAACCTCACTGTCGCCCCCATCACTCCCCAACTCCATCCCGCGTGAGCCGGACGTACACTGGCGCCAGGTCGGCACCTCTCGATCGAGCACGAGCTACATGTCAGAGAGCACGACACCACTGCTTCGGGCCACATCGCTCCTGCGAGAGGAACTTgcacgacagcagcaggcaaATCGCGTGAAGCGCTTCTCGCCTTCGTTTGTGTAA
- a CDS encoding putative NADH dehydrogenase, whose amino-acid sequence MLRSTLRRLTKPNVVVLGTGWAGCYAALHVDPNLCNIHVISTRNHMVFTPLLPQTTTGTLEFRSVCEPITNIQPALAKPPHRFLRSVIYDVDFDEKQVKCVGVGVVGGSENVPVNTFSVPYDYLIMAYGARPNTFNIPGVEEKAFFLREVNEARGIRKRLVQNIMTANLPTTSIAEAKRLLHTVVVGGGPTGIEFAANLAEFFREDIKNVNTSLLPYCKVTVLEAGEVLGSFDTALRRYGQLRLNQLGVEIRKTAVVGVTDEEVFTKSGEVLPTGLVVWSTGVGSGPVTKALKCDKTNRGRISIDDHLRVLRDGKPIPNVFAAGDCAASNERPLPTLAAVASRQGRYIGKEMNNLLKGKQMSRPFVYRSLGSMASIGNRSAIVSLGDKFKFDLNGCAALWVWKSAYLTILGSIRSKLYVIVNWAGSQIFGRDITYIGDLAEDRMYSALAVEEVSKEMSRKKTPEMLHAVNPESNYTSSVEKEGANKGFLPRKLGESTPLAPHGQAIEGSQVAHAAAAATSAEPEKKM is encoded by the coding sequence CTCGCAACCACATGGTCTTcaccccgctgctgccgcagacgACGACTGGCACGCTTGAGTTCCGCTCCGTATGTGAGCCCATCACGAACATTCAGCCTGCTCTTGCAAAGCCCCCACACCGCTTCCTTCGAAGCGTCATCTACGACGTGGATTTCGACGAGAAGCAGGTGAAGTGTGTGGGCGTCGGCGTTGTTGGCGGCTCGGAAAATGTGCCGGTTAACACATTTAGCGTCCCGTATGACTACCTCATCATGGCGTACGGTGCCCGCCCCAACACGTTCAACATCCCTGGTGTGGAGGAGAAAGCGTTCTTCCTGCGTGAGGTGAACGAGGCCCGCGGCATCCGCAAGCGCCTCGTGCAGAACATCATGACCGCTAATCTTCCAACCACCTCGAtcgcggaggcgaagaggcTGCTGCACACGGTGGTCGTGGGTGGCGGTCCAACAGGTATCGAGTTTGCCGCCAACCTCGCCGAGTTTTTCCGGGAAGACATCAAGAACGTCAACACCTCACTGCTGCCATACTGTAAGGTGaccgtgctggaggcgggTGAGGTACTCGGATCCTTTGAtaccgcgctgcggcgataCGGCCAGCTCCGGCTGAACCAGCTGGGTGTCGAAATCCGCAAGACAGCCGTAGTGGGTGTGACAGACGAGGAGGTGTTCACCAAGTCAGGCGAGGTGCTGCCGACCGGGTTGGTGGTGTGGAGCACCGGTGTCGGCTCGGGTCCGGTCACGAAGGCACTGAAGTGCGACAAAACGAATCGCGGACGCATCTCCATCGACGACCACTTGCGCGTTCTGCGCGATGGCAAGCCGATCCCGAACGTGTTTGCCGCTGGCGACTGCGCGGCCAGCAACGAGAgaccgctgccgacgctggccgccgtcgcctcaCGCCAGGGCCGCTACATCGGGAAGGAGATGAACAATCTGCTCAAGGGAAAGCAGATGAGCAGACCGTTTGTGTACCGCAGTCTGGGTAGCATGGCCTCCATCGGCAACCGCTCCGCCATCGTCTCGCTCGGCGACAAGTTTAAGTTTGACCTGAACGGCTGTGCGGCGCTGTGGGTGTGGAAAAGCGCCTACCTCACGATCCTCGGCTCGATCCGCAGCAAGCTTTACGTAATCGTGAATTGGGCCGGCAGCCAGATCTTCGGCCGCGATATCACGTACATTGGCGACCTTGCTGAGGACCGCATGTACTCGGCCCTGGCAGTAGAGGAGGTGTCGAAGGAGATGAGCCGCAAGAAGACTCCCGAGATGCTGCACGCTGTGAATCCAGAGAGCAACTATACCTCTTCTGTCGAGAAAGAGGGTGCTAACAAGGGATTCCTGCCTCGAAAGCTTGGGGAGTCGACACCACTGGCTCCGCATGGACAAGCCATCGAGGGCTCCCAGGTGGctcacgcagcagccgctgccacaTCGGCCGAACCCGAAAAGAAAATGTAG